CCGACATGTCGTGCGCGAACTGCGCCGACGCCAACCGCGACGCGCTCGAAGCCGTGCCGGGCGTCGTCGAGGCCGACGTGAACTACGCGACCGACGAGGCGCAGGTGCGGTACAACCCCGCCGACACGTCGCGGTCGGCGCTGTACGACGCCGTCGAGGACGCGGGCTACTCGCCGGTCCGCGAGGGCGAGGGCGGCGACGGCGAGGGCGCCGACGGGGGGAGCGAAGACTCCGACGAGAGCGCGCGCGACGCGGCCCGGAACGCCGAGATCCGCAAACAGCTCCGGCTGACGCTGTTCGGCGCCGCGCTGTCGGCGCCCCTACTCTTCTTCATCGTCGACAACCTCCTCCTCGGCGGGGCTATCGTGCCCGACGGCGTCTCCGGCCTCGACATCCACTGGGTCGCGTTCGCGCTCGCGACGCCGGTCCAGGTCGTGCTCGGCCGGCCGTTCTACGTGAACTCCTACAAGGCGCTCGTCACGAACGGCCGCGCCAACATGGACGTGCTGATCGCCCTCGGTTCGACGACGGCGTACGTCTACTCCGTCGCCGTCCTCCTCGACCTGGTCGCCGGGAGCGTCTACTTCGACACGGCCGCGCTGATCCTCGTCTTCATCACCCTCGGCAACTACCTCGAAGCCCGCTCGAAGGGGCAGGCCGGCGACGCGCTCCGGAAGCTGCTGGAGATGGAGGCGGACACCGCCACCCTCGTCGACGGGGACGGGACCGAGCGCGAGGTCCCGATCGACGAGGTCGCGGTCGGCGACCGGATGAAGGTCCGGCCCGGCGAGCAGGTCCCGACCGACGGCGTCGTCGTCGACGGGCAGTCCGCGGTCGACGAGTCGATGGTGACCGGCGAGTCCGTCCCAGTCGAGAAGACCGAGGGCGACGAGGTCGTCGGCTCCACCATCAACGAGAACGGCCTGCTCGTCGTCGAGGCGACGAAGGTCGGCGCCGACACCGCGCTCCAGCAGATCGTTCAGACGGTGAAGGAGGCGCAGTCCCGCCAGCCCGACATCCAGAACCTCGCGGACCGCATCTCCGCGTACTTCGTGCCCGCGGTCATCGCGAACGCGCTGTTTTGGGGCGTCGTCTGGTTCGCCTTCCCCGAGGCGCTCGCCGGGTTCGTCGACTGGATCCCGCTGTGGGGGCAGGTCGCGGGCGGACCCGCCCCGACCGGCGGCACCGTCTCGACCTTCGAGTTCGCGATCGTCGTCTTCGCCTCGTCGGTCCTGATCGCGTGCCCCTGCGCGCTCGGGCTGGCGACCCCGGCCGCGACGATGGTCGGGACCACCATCGGGGCGCAAAACGGCGTCCTGTTCAAGGGCGGCGACGTGCTCGAACGCGCCAAGGACGTCGACACCGTCGTCTTCGACAAGACGGGGACGCTCACGAAAGGCGAGATGGAGCTCACCGACGTCGCCGCGGTCGGTGACGAGACGCTCCCCGACGGCGGCGCGCTCGCCGAGGACGCGGCGGGCGGTGACCCGTCGAGGACGGAGGGCGACGCGGCGACTCGTACGGGGAGCGACGGGGACGAGGTCCTCCGGCTCGCCGCGAGCGCGGAGCGCGGCAGCGAACACCCGCTCGCCCGCGCGATCGTCGACGGCGCGGAGGCGCGCGGACTCGACCTCAGCGACCCCGCGGCGTTCGAGAACGTCCCCGGCCACGGGGTGAAAGCGACCGTCGAGGGCGACGAGGTGCTGGTCGGCAACCGGAAGCTGCTTCGCGACAACGGGGTCGACCCCTCGCCCGCCGCGGAGACGATGGAGCGCCTCGAACGCGAGGGGAAGACGGCGATGCTCGTCGCCCGGGTCCGCGCCGACGCGGACGGCGGCGAACTCCTCGGCGTCGTCGCCGACGCCGACACGGTGAAACCGACCGCTTCGGAGGCGGTGAGCGAACTCCGCGAGCGCGGCGTCGACGTGATGATGATCACGGGCGACAACGAGCGGACCGCCCGCGCCGTCGCGGAGCGGGTCGGCATCGACCCCGAGAACGTCCGCGCCGGCGTCCTCCCCGAGGACAAGTCCGACGCGGTCGAGGAGATACAGGCCGACGGCCGCCG
The sequence above is a segment of the Halorubrum sp. 2020YC2 genome. Coding sequences within it:
- a CDS encoding heavy metal translocating P-type ATPase, which produces MSTRTTRLDITGMSCANCSAAVGDAVESLDGVSRADANYATDEASVEYDPEETSLADIYDAIEDGGYGAVSETATVAITDMSCANCADANRDALEAVPGVVEADVNYATDEAQVRYNPADTSRSALYDAVEDAGYSPVREGEGGDGEGADGGSEDSDESARDAARNAEIRKQLRLTLFGAALSAPLLFFIVDNLLLGGAIVPDGVSGLDIHWVAFALATPVQVVLGRPFYVNSYKALVTNGRANMDVLIALGSTTAYVYSVAVLLDLVAGSVYFDTAALILVFITLGNYLEARSKGQAGDALRKLLEMEADTATLVDGDGTEREVPIDEVAVGDRMKVRPGEQVPTDGVVVDGQSAVDESMVTGESVPVEKTEGDEVVGSTINENGLLVVEATKVGADTALQQIVQTVKEAQSRQPDIQNLADRISAYFVPAVIANALFWGVVWFAFPEALAGFVDWIPLWGQVAGGPAPTGGTVSTFEFAIVVFASSVLIACPCALGLATPAATMVGTTIGAQNGVLFKGGDVLERAKDVDTVVFDKTGTLTKGEMELTDVAAVGDETLPDGGALAEDAAGGDPSRTEGDAATRTGSDGDEVLRLAASAERGSEHPLARAIVDGAEARGLDLSDPAAFENVPGHGVKATVEGDEVLVGNRKLLRDNGVDPSPAAETMERLEREGKTAMLVARVRADADGGELLGVVADADTVKPTASEAVSELRERGVDVMMITGDNERTARAVAERVGIDPENVRAGVLPEDKSDAVEEIQADGRRAMMVGDGVNDAPALAVAYVGTAIGSGTDVAIEAADVTLMRDDPLDVVKAIRVSDATLQKIKQNLVWALGYNTAMIPLASLGLLQPVLAAGAMAVSSVSVLTNSLLFRRYDPDGDYRLLGFLRR